Proteins encoded within one genomic window of Macaca thibetana thibetana isolate TM-01 chromosome 3, ASM2454274v1, whole genome shotgun sequence:
- the SON gene encoding protein SON isoform X3, with protein MATNIEQIFRSFVVSKFREIQQELSSGRNEGQLNGETNTPIEGNQAGDAAASARSLPNEEIVQKIEEVLSGVLDTELRYKPDLKEASRKSRCVSVQTDPTDEIPTKKSKKHKKHKNKKKKKKKEKEKKYKRQPEESEAKTKSHHDGNIDLESDSFLKFDSEPSAMALELPTRAVGLSETNESPAVVLEPPVVSVEVPEPHILETLKPATKTAELSVASTSVISEQSEQSVAVTPEPSMTKILDSFAAAPVPTTTVVLKSSEPVVTMSVEYQMKSVLKSVESTSPEPSKIMLVEPPVAKVLEPSETLVVSSETPTEVYPEPSTSTTMDFPESSAIEALRLPEQPVDVPSEIADSSMTRPQELPELPKTTALELQESSVASAMELPGPPATSMPELQGPPVTPVPELPGPSATPVPELPGPLSTPVPELPGPPATAVPELPGPSVTPVPQLSQELPGLPAPSMGLEPPQEVPEPPVMAQELPGLPLVTAAVELPEQPAVTVAMELTEQPVTTTELEQPVGMTTVEHPGHPEVTTATGLLGQPEATMVLELPGQPVATTALELPGQPSVTGVPELPGLPSATRALELSGQPVATGALELPGPLMAAGALEFSGQSGAAGALELLGQPLATGVLELPGQPGAPELPGQPVATVALEISVQSVVTTSELSTMTVSQSLEVPSTTALESYNTVAQELPTTLVGETSVTVGVDPLMAPESHMLASNTMETHILASNTMDSQMLASNTMDSQMLASNTMDSQMLASSTMDSQMLATSTMDSQMLATSSMDSQMLATSTMDSQMLATSSMDSQMLATSSMDSQMLATSSMDSQMLATSSMDSQMLATSTMDSQMLATSTMDSQMLATSSMDSQMLASGTMDSQMLASGTMDAQMLASGTMDAQMLASSTQDSAMLGSKSPDPYRLAQDPYRLAQDPYRLGHDPYRLGHDAYRLGQDPYRLGHDPYRLTPDPYRMSPRPYRIAPRSYRIAPRPYRLAPRPLMLASRRSMMMSYAAERSMMSSYERSMMSYERSMMSPMAERSMMSAYERSMMSAYERSMMSPMAERSMMSAYERSMMSAYERSMMSPMADRSMMSMGADRSMMSSYSAADRSMMSSYSAADRSMMSSYTADRSMMSMAADSYTDSYTDTYTEAYMVPPLPPEEPPTMPPLPPEEPPMTPPLPPEEPPEGPALPTEQSALTAENTWPAEVPSLPSEESVSQPEPPVSQSEISEPSAVPTDYSLSASDPSVLVSEATVTVPEPPPEPESSITSTPVESAVVAEEHEVVPERPVTCMVSETPTVSAEPTVVASEPPVLSETAETFESMRASGYVASEVSTSLLEPAVTTPVLAESILEPPDMAVPESSAMAVLESSAVTVLESSTVTVLESSTVTVLEPSVVTVPEPPVVAEPDYITIPVPVVSVLEPSVPVLEPAVSVLQPSMIVSEPSVSVQESTVTVSEPAVTVSEQTQVIPTEVAIESTPMILESSIMSSHVMKGINLPSGDQNLAPEIGMPEIPLHSGEEPHAEVHLKSDSYESEHGINIDLNINNHLIAKEMEHNTVCAASTSPVGEIGEEKILPTSETKQCTVLDTYPGVSEADAGETLSSTGSLALEPDATGTSKGIEFITTSTLSSVNKYDIDVSLTTQDTEHDMVISTSPSGGSEADIEGPLPAKDIHLDLPSNNNLVSKDTEEPLPVKESDQTLAALLSPKESSGGEKEVPPPPKETLSDSGFSANIEDINEADLVRPLLPKDMERLTSLRAGIEGPLLASDVGRDKSAASPVVSSMPERASESSSEEKDDYEIFVKVKDTHEKSKKNKNRDKGEKEKKRDSSLRSRSKRSKSSEHKSRKRTSESRSRARKRSSKSKSHRSQTRSRSRSRRRRRSSRSRSKSRGRRSVSKEKRKRSPKHRSKSRERKRKRSSSRDNRKTVRARSRTPSRRSRSHTPSRRRRSRSVGRRRSFSISPSRRSRTPSRRSRTPSRRSRTPSRRSRTPSRRSRTPSRRSRTPSRRRRSRSVVRRRSFSISPVRLRRSRTPLRRRFSRSPIRRKRSRSSERGRSPKRLTDLDKAQLLEIAKANAAAMCAKAGVPLPPNLKPAPPPTIEEKVAKKSGGATIEELTEKCKQIAQSKEDDDVIVNKPHVSDEEEEEPPFYHHPFKLSEPKPIFFNLNIAAAKPTPPKSQVTLTKEFPVSSGSQHRKKEADSVYGEWVPVEKNGEENKDDDNVFSSNLPSEPVDISTAMSERALAQKRLSENAFDLEAMSMLNRAQERIDAWAQLNSIPGQFTGSTGVQVLTQEQLANTGAQAWIKKGQILVAVFLPRSVPAVLFTTLLLPRPRISS; from the exons ATGGCGACCAACATCGAGCAGATTTTTAGGTCTTTCGTGGTCAGCAAATTCCGGGAAATTCAACAGGAGCTTTCCAG TGGAAGGAATGAAGGCCAGCTGAATGGTGAAACAAATACACCCATTGAAGGAAACCAGGCGGGTGATGCAGCTGCCTCTGCCAGGAGTCTACCAAATGAAGAAATAGTGCAGAAGATAGAGGAAGTACTTTCTGGGGTCTTAGATACAGAACTACGATATAAGCCAG ACTTGAAAGAGGCCTCCAGAAAAAGTAGATGTGTATCTGTACAAACAGATCCTACTGATGAAATTCCCactaaaaagtcaaagaagcataaaaagcataaaaacaaaaagaagaaaaagaagaaagaaaaggaaaaaaaatataaaagacagcCAGAAGAATCTGAGGCAAAGACGAAATCTCATCATGATGGGAACATAGATTTAGAATCTGATTCCTTTTTAAAGTTTGATTCTGAACCTTCAGCTATGGCGCTGGAGCTTCCTACAAGAGCAGTTGGCCTGTCTGAGACCAATGAATCCCCTGCAGTTGTGCTAGAACCTCCTGTAGTATCAGTGGAGGTACCAGAGCCACACATCTTAGAAACTCTGAAGCCAGCTACAAAAACTGCAGAACTGTCAGTTGCATCTACATCAGTAATCTCAGAGCAGTCAGAGCAGTCTGTGGCAGTAACGCCGGAACCATCCATGACAAAGATTCTGGATTCCTTTGCAGCAGCACCAGTGCCTACTACAACAGTGGTGTTGAAGTCATCTGAGCCAGTCGTAACAATGTCAGTGGAGTATCAGATGAAGTCTGTGCTGAAATCTGTGGAGAGCACATCTCCAGAGCCATCCAAGATCATGTTGGTAGAGCCCCCAGTAGCAAAAGTGTTAGAGCCTTCAGAAACCCTTGTGGTATCATCAGAGACACCTACTGAGGTGTACCCTGAGCCAAGCACATCAACAACAATGGATTTTCCAGAGTCATCTGCAATTGAAGCGCTAAGATTGCCAGAGCAGCCTGTAGACGTACCATCGGAGATTGCAGATTCATCCATGACAAGACCGCAGGAGTTGCCGGAGCTGCCTAAGACCACAGCGTTGGAGCTGCAGGAGTCGTCGGTGGCCTCAGCGATGGAGTTGCCGGGGCCACCTGCGACCTCCATGCCGGAGTTGCAGGGGCCCCCTGTGACTCCAGTGCCGGAGTTACCTGGGCCCTCTGCTACCCCGGTGCCAGAGTTGCCAGGGCCCCTTTCTACCCCAGTGCCTGAGTTGCCAGGGCCCCCTGCGACAGCAGTGCCTGAGTTGCCAGGGCCCTCTGTGACACCAGTGCCACAGTTGTCGCAGGAATTGCCAGGGCTTCCAGCACCATCCATGGGGTTGGAGCCACCACAGGAGGTACCAGAGCCACCTGTGATGGCACAGGAGTTGCCAGGGCTGCCTTTGGTGACAGCAGCAGTAGAGTTGCCAGAGCAGCCTGCGGTAACAGTAGCAATGGAGTTGACCGAACAACCTGTGACGACGACAGAGTTGGAGCAGCCTGTGGGGATGACAACGGTGGAACATCCTGGGCATCCTGAGGTGACAACGGCAACCGGGTTGCTGGGGCAGCCTGAGGCAACGATGGTGCTGGAGTTGCCAGGACAGCCAGTGGCAACAACAGCGCTGGAGTTGCCGGGGCAGCCTTCGGTGACTGGGGTGCCAGAGTTGCCAGGGCTGCCTTCGGCAACTAGGGCACTGGAGTTGTCGGGGCAGCCTGTGGCAACTGGGGCACTAGAGTTGCCTGGGCCGCTCATGGCAGCTGGGGCACTGGAGTTCTCGGGGCAGTCTGGGGCAGCTGGAGCACTGGAGCTTTTGGGGCAGCCTCTGGCAACAGGGGTGCTGGAGTTGCCAGGGCAGCCTGGGGCGCCAGAGTTGCCTGGGCAGCCTGTGGCAACTGTGGCGCTGGAGATCTCTGTTCAGTCTGTGGTGACAACATCGGAGCTGTCAACGATGACCGTGTCGCAGTCCCTGGAGGTGCCCTCGACGACAGCGCTGGAATCCTATAATACGGTAGCACAGGAGCTGCCTACTACATTAGTGGGGGAGACTTCTGTAACAGTAGGAGTGGATCCCTTGATGGCCCCAGAATCCCATATGTTAGCTTCTAACACCATGGAGACCCATATATTAGCATCCAACACCATGGACTCCCAAATGCTAGCGTCCAACACCATGGACTCCCAGATGCTAGCATCCAACACCATGGACTCCCAGATGTTAGCGTCTAGCACCATGGACTCCCAGATGTTAGCAACTAGTACCATGGACTCCCAAATGTTAGCAACTAGCTCCATGGACTCCCAGATGTTAGCAACTAGCACTATGGACTCCCAGATGTTAGCAACCAGTTCCATGGACTCCCAGATGTTAGCAACCAGCTCCATGGACTCCCAGATGTTAGCAACCAGCTCCATGGACTCCCAGATGTTAGCAACCAGCTCCATGGACTCCCAGATGTTAGCAACCAGCACCATGGATTCTCAGATGTTAGCAACCAGCACCATGGACTCCCAGATGTTAGCAACTAGCTCAATGGATTCCCAGATGTTAGCATCTGGCACTATGGACTCTCAAATGTTAGCTTCTGGCACCATGGATGCTCAGATGTTAGCGTCTGGTACCATGGATGCCCAGATGTTAGCATCTAGTACCCAAGATTCTGCTATGTTGGGTTCAAAATCTCCTGATCCCTATAGGTTAGCTCAGGATCCTTACAGGTTAGCTCAGGATCCCTATAGGTTGGGCCATGACCCCTATAGATTAGGTCATGATGCTTACAGGTTAGGACAGGACCCTTATAGATTAGGCCATGATCCCTACAGACTAACTCCTGATCCCTATAGGATGTCACCTAGACCCTATAGGATAGCACCCAGGTCCTATAGAATAGCACCCAGGCCATATAGGTTAGCACCTAGACCCCTGATGTTAGCATCTAGACGTTCTATGATGATGTCCTATGCTGCAGAACGTTCCATGATGTCATCTTACGAACGTTCTATGATGTCTTATGAGCGGTCTATGATGTCCCCTATGGCTGAGCGCTCTATGATGTCAGCCTACGAGCGCTCTATGATGTCAGCCTATGAGCGCTCTATGATGTCCCCTATGGCCGAGCGCTCTATGATGTCAGCTTATGAACGCTCTATGATGTCAGCTTATGAACGCTCCATGATGTCCCCAATGGCTGATCGATCTATGATGTCCATGGGTGCCGACCGGTCTATGATGTCGTCATACTCTGCTGCTGACCGGTCTATGATGTCATCGTACTCTGCAGCTGACCGATCTATGATGTCATCTTATACTGCTGATCGTTCAATGATGTCTATGGCTGCTGATTCTTACACCGATTCTTACACTGACACATATACAGAGGCATATATGGTGCCACCTTTGCCTCCTGAAGAGCCCCCAACAATGCCACCGTTGCCACCTGAGGAGCCACCAATGACACCACCGTTGCCTCCTGAGGAACCACCAGAGGGTCCAGCATTGCCCACTGAGCAGTCAGCATTAACAGCTGAAAATACGTGGCCTGCAGAGGTGCCATCATTACCTTCTGAAGAGTCTGTATCGCAGCCTGAGCCTCCTGTGAGTCAAAGTGAGATTTCAGAGCCTTCAGCAGTGCCTACTGATTATTCATTGTCAGCATCAGATCCCTCAGTTTTAGTATCAGAGGCTACTGTGACTGTTCCAGAACCACCGCCAGAGCCAGAATCTTCAATTACATCAACACCTGTAGAGTCTGCGGTAGTAGCAGAAGAACATGAAGTTGTTCCAGAGAGACCAGTGACTTGTATGGTGTCTGAAACTCCCACAGTGTCAGCTGAACCAACTGTGGTAGCATCAGAGCCTCCTGTTTTGTCAGAGACAGCAGAAACATTTGAATCCATGAGAGCCTCAGGATATGTTGCCTCAGAGGTATCTACATCCTTGTTGGAGCCAGCAGTAACTACTCCAGTGCTGGCAGAGAGCATTCTGGAGCCTCCAGACATGGCTGTCCCAGAGTCTTCGGCTATGGCTGTCCTGGAGTCTTCGGCTGTGACCGTCCTGGAGTCTTCAACTGTGACCGTCCTGGAGTCTTCGACTGTGACTGTCCTGGAGCCTTCGGTTGTGACTGTCCCGGAGCCTCCTGTTGTGGCTGAGCCAGACTATATTACCATTCCTGTGCCAGTTGTTTCTGTGCTGGAGCCTTCTGTGCCTGTCTTGGAACCAGCGGTGTCAGTCCTTCAACCTTCTATGATTGTTTCAGAACCATCTGTTTCTGTCCAGGAGTCTACTGTGacagtttcagagcctgctgtcACTGTCTCAGAGCAGACTCAAGTAATACCAACTGAGGTGGCTATAGAGTCCACACCAATGATACTGGAATCTAGTATCATGTCATCACATGTTATGAAAGGAATTAATCTACCCTCTGGTGATCAAAATCTTGCTCCAGAGATTGGCATGCCGGAGATTCCTTTGCATTCAGGTGAAGAGCCACATGCTGAGGTACACCTGAAAAGTGACTCTTATGAAAGTGAACATGGTATAAATATAGACCTTAATATAAATAATCATTTAATTGCTAAAGAAATGGAACATAATACAGTGTGTGCTGCTAGTACTAGTCCTGTTGGGGAAATTGGTGAAGAGAAAATTTTGCCCACCAGTGAGACTAAACAGTGCACAGTATTGGATACCTACCCTGGTGTTAGtgaagctgatgcaggagaaacTCTATCTTCTACTGGTTCTCTTGCTCTGGAACCTGATGCAACAGGAACTAGTAAGGGTATTGAATTTATCACAACATCTACTCTCAGTTCAGTTAATAAATATGATATTGATGTATCTTTAACTACTCAAGATACTGAACATGACATGGTAATTTCCACCAGTCCTAGTGGTGGTAGTGAAGCTGACATTGAAGGGCCTTTGCCTGCTAAAGATATTCATCTTGATTTACCATCTAATAATAACCTTGTTAGTAAGGATACAGAAGAACCATTACCTGTAAAAGAGAGTGACCAGACATTAGCAGCTCTGCTCAGCCCTAAAGAAAGtagtggaggagaaaaagaagtacCTCCCCCTCCTAAAGAGACACTGTCTGATTCAGGATTTTCTGCCAATATTGAGGATATTAATGAAGCAGATTTAGTGAGACCATTACTTCCTAAGGACATGGAACGTCTTACAAGCCTTAGAGCTGGCATTGAAGGACCTTTACTTGCAAGTGATGTTGGACGTGACAAATCTGCTGCCAGCCCGGTTGTAAGTAGTATGCCAGAAAGAGCTTCAGAGTCGTCTTCAGAGGAAAAAGATGATTATGAAATTTTTGTAAAAGTTAAGGACACTcatgaaaaaagcaagaaaaataagaaccGTGATAAgggtgagaaagagaagaaaagagactcTTCATTAAGATCTCGAAGTAAGCGTTCCAAGTCTTCTGAACACAAATCACGCAAGCGTACCAGTGAATCTCGTTCTCGGGCAAGGAAGAGATCATCTAAGTCCAAGTCTCATCGCTCTCAAACACGTTCACGGTCACGTTCAAGAcgcaggaggaggagcagcagatCAAGATCAAAGTCTAGAGGAAGACGATCTGTATCAAAAGAGAAGCGCAAAAGATCTCCAAAGCACAGATCCAAGtctagggaaaggaaaagaaaaagatcaagcTCCAGGGATAACCGAAAGACAGTTAGAGCTCGAAGTCGAACCCCAAGTCGCCGGAGTCGGAGTCATACTCCAAGTCGTCGACGAAGGTCTAGATCTGTGGGTAGGAGAAGGAGCTTTAGCATTTCCCCAAGCCGCCGGAGCCGCACCCCAAGCCGCCGCAGCCGTACCCCCAGCCGCCGGAGCCGCACCCCCAGCCGTCGAAGCCGTACCCCCAGCCGCCGGAGCCGCACCCCCAGTCGTCGGAGCCGCACCCCAAGCCGCCGGAGAAGATCGAGGTCTGTGGTAAGACGACGAAGCTTCAGTATCTCACCAGTCAGATTAAGGCGATCAAGGACACCCTTGAGAAGAAGGTTTAGCAGATCTCCCATCCGTCGTAAAAGATCCAGGTCTTCTGAACGAGGCAGATCACCCAAACGTCTGACAGATTTGG aTAAGGCTCAATTACTTGAAATAGCCAAAGCTAATGCAGCTGCCATGTGTGCTAAGGCTGGTGTCCCTTTACCGCCAAACCTAAAGCCTGCACCTCCACCTACTATAGAAGAGAAAGTTGCTAAAAAGTCAGGAGGAGCTACTATAGAAGAACTAACTGAG aaatgtaaacagaTCGCACAGAGTAAAGAAGATGATGATGTAATAGTGAATAAACCTCATGTTTcggatgaagaggaagaagaacctCCTTTTTATCATCATCCCTTTAAACTCAGTGAACCCAAACCTATTTTTTTCAATCTGAAT attgcTGCAGCAAAACCAACTCCACCAAAAAGCCAGGTAACATTAACAAAAGAATTCCCTGTATCATCTGGATCTCAACATCGGAAAAAAGAAGCGGATAGTGTTTATGGAGAATGGGTTCCTGTAGAGAAAAAtggtgaagaaaacaaagatgatgATAATGTTTTCAGCAGCAATTTGCCCTCAGAG CCTGTGGACATCTCTACAGCAATGAGTGAACGAGCACTTGCTCAGAAAAGACTCAGTGAGAATGCATTTGACCTTGAAGCCATGAGCATGTTAAATAGAGCTCAGGAAAGG ATTGATGCCTGGGCTCAGCTGAACTCTATTCCTGGCCAGTTCACAGGAAGTACAGGAGTACAGGTTTTGACACAAGAACAGTTGGCCAATACTGGTGCCCAAGCCTGGATTAAAAAG GGCCAAATCCTTGTAGCTGTCTTCTTGCCCCGGTCAGTGCCAGCCGTACTATTCACAACATTGCTGCTACCGAGGCCTAG GATCAGTTCTTAA